The following are encoded in a window of Candidatus Jordarchaeales archaeon genomic DNA:
- a CDS encoding 4-hydroxyphenylacetate 3-hydroxylase family protein: MRSPEEYRESLFKMKPNIYLEGRKVGRDDPALQGGINVISKTFELVDHPDFRDLLVATSHLTGEKINRFTHINRSPEDLLKKQEMIRKLCHLTGGCIQRCMGCDAINALSVITYEVDRALGTDYYKRFTKYLEYFQKNDLVAAGAQTDVKGDRSLRPHQQKDPDLYVRVVKKTDEGIVVRGAKNHITMAAYADEIIVLPTRIMTKDDADWSVSFAVPADADGVKLITRASSFRPRKKFKAPLAEIGSTDSFVIFDDVFVPWERVFLCGEWQFAGLLAHLFALFHRHSYTGCKPALFDIIMGAAALVADYNGVADKPHVRSKLAHLISLSELVYAAGIASAVKSQIYGSGTCVPNVVYANVGRRHAGLNAHNAIEILTDLAGGLPATLPYEEEFINPETAPLLEKYIARRSGVPPENVHRCFRMLSDMLCSSLGGVMAVADVHGGGSPVMEEIAILATYDIEEKKKIAKYLAGIKD, from the coding sequence GTGAGGAGTCCAGAAGAGTATCGGGAAAGTCTTTTCAAAATGAAGCCTAACATATACCTTGAAGGTAGAAAGGTTGGTAGAGACGACCCGGCGCTTCAGGGAGGAATAAACGTAATATCTAAGACGTTCGAGCTAGTCGACCACCCCGATTTCAGGGACCTGCTAGTGGCGACCTCCCACTTAACTGGGGAGAAGATAAACAGGTTTACTCATATAAACCGCAGCCCTGAGGACCTCCTCAAGAAGCAGGAAATGATTAGGAAGCTCTGCCACTTGACAGGAGGGTGCATACAGAGGTGTATGGGTTGCGACGCCATAAATGCTCTCTCAGTTATAACGTACGAGGTGGACCGAGCGCTCGGAACAGACTACTATAAGCGCTTCACCAAGTACCTTGAATACTTCCAGAAAAACGACCTCGTGGCTGCCGGGGCGCAAACCGACGTTAAGGGGGACAGGAGCCTTAGACCGCACCAGCAGAAGGACCCAGACCTCTACGTGCGCGTAGTGAAGAAGACCGATGAGGGAATAGTTGTTAGGGGGGCTAAGAATCACATAACCATGGCGGCCTACGCCGACGAGATCATAGTGCTCCCGACGAGGATTATGACGAAGGACGACGCAGACTGGTCAGTTTCCTTCGCCGTTCCGGCCGACGCCGACGGAGTTAAACTCATCACTAGGGCTTCGTCCTTTAGGCCACGTAAGAAGTTTAAGGCTCCACTAGCGGAAATAGGCTCCACAGACTCGTTTGTCATATTCGACGACGTCTTCGTCCCATGGGAGAGGGTCTTCCTGTGCGGCGAGTGGCAGTTCGCGGGGCTTCTCGCACACTTATTCGCGCTCTTCCACAGGCATAGTTACACCGGATGTAAGCCAGCTCTCTTCGACATAATAATGGGGGCAGCCGCGCTGGTTGCAGACTATAACGGTGTCGCCGACAAACCCCACGTCAGGTCGAAGCTTGCCCACTTAATCAGCCTAAGCGAGCTAGTCTACGCCGCAGGAATAGCTTCGGCGGTCAAGTCGCAGATCTATGGGTCTGGAACTTGCGTGCCGAACGTAGTATACGCCAACGTAGGCAGAAGACACGCGGGGCTAAACGCCCATAACGCCATAGAGATTCTCACAGACCTTGCTGGTGGACTCCCAGCGACGCTGCCTTACGAAGAGGAGTTCATAAACCCTGAGACCGCTCCGCTGCTGGAGAAATATATAGCAAGGCGCTCAGGGGTTCCACCGGAAAACGTACACCGGTGCTTTAGAATGCTGTCAGACATGCTTTGCTCCTCCCTAGGAGGCGTGATGGCCGTCGCAGACGTGCACGGGGGAGGCTCGCCCGTCATGGAGGAAATAGCCATACTGGCAACATACGACATAGAAGAGAAGAAGAAAATAGCAAAATACCTAGCGGGAATAAAGGACTAG